In the Aggregatilinea lenta genome, GCGTGGCCGAGCGCTACGGGCACAACTTCACGTTCGACGAGCAGATGATGGGCGGCTGCGCCATCGACGCGGTGGGCAATCCGCTGCCCGACGACACGCTGGCCGCCGCCGAACAGGCCGACGCCGTGCTGCTGGGCGCGGTCGGTGGGCCGAAGTGGTCCGACCCCACCGCCCCGGTCCGCCCGGAGCAGGGACTGCTCAAGCTGCGCAAGCACTTCGACCTGTTCGCCAACCTGCGTCCGGTCAAGGTCTACCCCGAACTGGCGCAGCATGCCCCGCTGCGTCCAGATCTGCTGGAAGGCGTGGACATTCTGTTCGTGCGCGAGCTGACCAGCGGCGCGTATTTCGGCGAGCGGCACGAGCAGGGCGACGGCAGCAATGCCTGGGACACCATGTTCTATACGGTGGACGAGGTGGATCGCGTGGCGCGCGTGGCGTTCGAGGCGGCGCGCAAGCGCAGCGGGCGGTTGGCCTCGATCGATAAGGCTAACGTGCTGGCTTCGATGCGGCTGTGGCGGCGGACCGTTAACGATGTGGCGCGCGATTATCCTGACGTGCAGGTTGAGCACGTCCTGGTCGATGCGTGCGCGATGTACCTGATGCGCAATCCCGCGCAGTTCGACGTGCTGCTGGCCGAGAATATGTTTGGCGACATCCTCAGCGATGAAGCCTCGGTGCTGGCCGGATCGCTGGGCATGCTGCCGTCCGCGTCGCTGGGCAGCGGCACGTTCGGCGTCTACGAGCCGATCCACGGTTCCGCGCCGGACATCGCGGGCAAGGGCATCGCCAACCCGATCGCCACGATCATGAGCGCGGCCATGCTGCTGCGTTACAGCCTGAACCTGGAGGCGGAAGCGAACGCGGTCGAGGCGGCGGTCGAAGCGGCCATCGCCAGCGGCGCGCGTACGGCGGACATCGTGGAAAAGGGCGGATCGCCGGTCAGCACGTCCGCGTTCACGGATCTGGTGCTGGACGGGCTGAAGTAGATGGCGGCTGGTATTCGAACAGCACTCGCTCATCCCTCGTGGTGGTGAGTGTCTCAACATCGAGGTGCGCATCGATTGTTGTGAAAAGGACTGTGTTTGTCTCGGGATCGGTGCGCAAATTCATATCTTCCAGCCTGCCAAGATGACCTTGGCCTAAGTACCCTTGATAGATTACGTGACAATTACCACCTGTATCAGCGCATTCGTAAAGGAGGACTTCCATCGTGTCCCCATCGCCTGCGATGTGATGAGTCAGGTGGTACGCGTATCCATTCAACGTCACTGTTTTCATGTGTGATGGAACGGCAAAAGCGGCGATAATCGCAGACAGACACGCGAGGGCGCTTGCGAACAGCGCCAGCCCGGCGATAAGCACATGAGTGGCTGTGTGCCCACGTTTAGACGTGGGCACTTCTGTCCAGCCCGGTGTGATCGGTGTGAAATAGCCGGAGTTGCCCCTAAACAGTTCGGGATGGGCGGCAGAAAATGCTGTGGGTGCGTGACTGTACTCATCGAGCCACCGCCTTATGAGAGGCGGACCGATGAGCATCGTGATGAAGAAGGCAAAGCTAATTAACGACGTCAGGGATGTCGCATCCGCTAAATGGCTGACAGCCGCATAATCTTGGATCACGTCGGCATTCCGCGGAACATCCGCAATTATTGCTCCCTCGATGAAGGCTGCTGTCAGCAAGCCAAGTGCGATACCACCGGCGAGGCACAGCGGCCAGTTCCGTTTTGCTGTAGAAATAAGTCTTACGAGGAATTCCACGGCCCTATTCACGCGTTGTTGTCTGACGCCACCGCCCAGCAGTTTTGTTATTCAGTATAGGCGATTTCACGATGCCCGCTGTCCCCTAGGCCGGGAACCCTGCCGCCCCCGCCGGTGTACTGTTGTTAAACGAGGCCCGTTTCCACCCCGATCCGGAAGGGAGTCCGCTTGGAGGCCGACCTGATCCGCCGCGCGGCGCAGGGCGACGCAGAAGCATTTGAGGCGCTGGTGCGCCAGCATGAGCAGATCGTGTTCCGGCTGGCGTACCTGATCGTGGGCGACGCCGACGACGCGCAAGACATCGCGCAGGAGGCGTTCATCCGCGCCTACCACGCGCTGCCGCGCTTCGACGTGGAACGTCCGCTGCGGCCCTGGCTGCTGCAAATCACGCGCAACCTCGCCCGCAACCGCCGCCGCGCGCTTGGACGCTACGCCGCCGCGCTGACGCGGGCGTTTCGAGCCGCGCCGCAAACCACACACAGCGCCGAGGCCGAGCACGCCCAACGCGGCGAGGTGCAGGCGCTGTGGGATGCCATCCGCACGTTGGACGCCCGCGACCAGGAGATCATTTATTTGCGTTACATGCTGGAACTGCCGGTTGCAGAGACGGCGGATATATTGAACGTCGAGCCGGGCACGGTGAAGTCGCGGCTCAGCCGGGCGCTGACACGGTTGCGCGGCGTGGTCGAAGCGGACTTCCCGCTGCTGGCCGAAGGACGGCGACCATGAGCGAGCGATTCCCAGTTCAGACGCCGGACGAGAACGAGGCGTGGGAGATGCGCGTGCAGACGCTGAGCCGCCAGTTCGACTATCCCCCGACGCCGGACATCGCCGCCGGGGTTCGGGCGCGACTGCAACGGCGGAAGCGCGCGCCGCTACGCAGCGTGTGGGTCCGCGCGGCAGTGGCGCTGCTGCTGATCGCGCTGGTGGCGGTGCTGGCTATCCCCGATCTGCGCGCGAAGGCGTTCGAGATTTTGCAGCTCGGCGCGCTGCGCGTCGAGCACGAAGGCCCGACGCTGACACCCCAGCCGGAAGGCACGCCCGCCTTCGATCCCGCGCTGGAAACCACGCTCGACGACGCGCGGTCACAGGTCGATTACCCGGTGCTGCTGCCCGCTTACCCGCCGGATCTGGGTACGCCCGATCACGTGTATTTCTACGGCGACCTGTATCACCCGACGGTGATCCTCACCTGGGAGGGCTTCAACACGCCGGGCAAACCGCCGCTCAGCCTGTCGCTGTATCCGTCGGACAGCCTGATCGTCAAGTACGCGGCCAGTCCTGCGGCCCGCCCGCTGATTCACGGCAAGGAAGCGTTCTGGTTCGTGCAGCCGCACGTTTTCGAGCAGCCCTCGCCGGGCGCGGACCCGGTGCAGCGGCTGATCGAGGCCAACGTGCTGGTGTGGACGTCAGGCGACCTGACCCTGCGCCTCGAGACGGATTGGCCGCTGGAGGAGGCGGTGCGGCTGGCGGAATCGGTGGAGTGAGGAAAATCGCCAGGGCGTATCGAGTCAGGATACGCCCCGGTCTGTGTTTATGCCTTTTGCGTCGCCAGCCACGCCTCGGCGCGGCGCATCTGCCCGTCGTAGTCGCCTGTGCCGCCCGGCGCTTTGCGCCGCGCCGCCGCCGCGCGGAAGTCGAACACGGCGCTGACGTCCTCGGTGAAGTGTTCCGAGATCTCGCGCAGGGCGTCCAGCGGCACGCCGGAGAGCGGTACGCCGCGCTCCTCGGCGGCGCGCACCACGCGCCCAGCCATAACGTGCGCCTGCCGGAACGGCACACCGCGCTCCACGAGGTAATCCGCCAGATCCGTCGCCAGCATACTTTCGTCCAGCGCGGCCTCCATACGGTCCGGGTTGATCCGGATCGTCTCGATCAGCCCGACCAGCGGCGGCAGCAGCGCCATGATCGTGTCGTAGGCGTCGAACAGCGGTTCCTTGTCCTCTTGCAGATCCTTGTTATAGGCGGTCGGCAGGCCCTTGAGCGTCGCCAGGAAGCCCGTCAGGTTGCCGATGGCGCGTCCCGCTTTGCCGCGCGCCAGCTCCAACGGATCGGGGTTGCGCTTCTGCGGCATCAGACTGCTGCCCGTGCTGTAACGCTCGTCCAGGCGCACGAAGCCCAGCGCGGGATTGGCGTAGACGATCAGGTCTTCCGCCAGACGGCTGAGGTGCACGCCCAGCAGCGTCAGTGCGAACAGAAATTCCGCGACGTGATCGCGGTCCGCGACCCCATCGAGGCTGTTGGCCGTCGCGCGGCGGAAGCCGAGCCGTTCCGCGAGGCGCTGGCGGTTGATGGCGTAGGGTGTTCCGGCCAGCGCGCCGGACCCCAGCGGGCACTTGTCGCGCCAGCGGTCGGCCTGCTCCGCCAGCCGTTCGATGTCACGCGTGAGCGGCCAGAAGTGGCTCAGCCACCAGTGCGCAGCGGTGATCGGCTGCGCGGGCTGGAAGTGCGTATAACCCGGCATCACCGCGTCGCGTCCGCGCTGTGCCTGACCGCGCAGCGCCGTCGCCAGCGGCAGGATCGCGGCCCGCACGTCCTTCTGCGCGCGGATCAGCCACAGCAGCACGTCCGTCGCCACCTGATCGTTGCGGCTGCGGCCCGTGTGCAGCTTGCCTGCTACGTCCCCGACCAGCGCACCCAGGCGGCGCTCGACGGCGGTGTGGATGTCCTCATCGCCGGAGGCCGCTTCGAACGTCCCGCCCGCGAACTCCGCGCGGACCCGTTCCAGCCCGTCGGCCAGCGCCGCGTACTCGTCTTCGGTGATCACGCCCGCTCCGGCGAGCGCGTGCGCCCACGCGATGCTGCCGCTGATGTCCACGTCATACAGCCGCCAGTCGAAGCGCAGGCTGTCGTTCAGGCGGCGAACCGCGTCATCGGTCGGCTGGGAAAAGGCTCCGCCCCAAAGGGTCATCGGTCGCGCTCCTTGTGCTCGTTGCTGAAGGTCATCGGGTGAAAATTATAACGGGGATCCCGGTGTCTGCGGGAGAGCGGTTCTGTGAAGTAGGGGCGTATTGCAATACGCCCCTACGACGAATGTCAATCTGGCGTGCTTAGTCGCGCTTGAAGCGAGTGTAGTCGGGCTGGCGGTAGCGGCTCTTGCCTGTGCCGTCGATGCTCAGCAGCGCGTCCACCTTCATCGGCAGGCCCAACATATGGATGAAGCCTTCCGCGTCGGTCTGGTTGTAGATGTCCATATGGCCGAAGGACGCGTAGTCCTCGCGGTAGAGGCTGTACGGGCTGCGGCGTCCGGCCAGGATGAGGTTGCCCTTGTACAGCTTCAGGCGCACGTCGCCGGTGACGGTCTGCTGCGTCTCCTGCACGAAGGCGTCGAGCGCTTCACGCAGGCGGGTGTACCACTGGCCGTTGTAGACCAGCTCGGCGTACTTGACCGCGACGAAATCCTTGTAGTGCATGACGGCCTTGTCCAGGCACAGCGATTCGAGCGCCTGATGCGCGGCGCGCACGATCGTGCCGCCGGGCGTCTCATAGACGCCGTGACTCTTCATGCCGACCAGCCGGTTCTCGACCATGTCCACGCGGCCAATGCCGTGCTTGGAGCCGAGCGCGTTCAGGCGGTCGAACAGCGTCACCGGGTCGAGCGCCTCGCCGTTGAGCGCTACGGGGATGCCCTTCTCGAAGCTCAGCGTGATCTCTTCCGTCTCGTCCGGCGCGGACTGCGGGCTGTTGCTGAGCTGATACATGTCTTCCGGCGGCTCGTTCCACGGATCTTCCAGCGGGCCACCCTCGTGGCTGATGTGGAAGATGTTGCGGTCGCGGCTGTAGATGCTCTTCAGCGTCGAGGTGATCGGGATGTTGAATTCCTGCGCGTAGGCGATGGCGTCCTCACGGCTGCGGATGTCCCACTCGCGCCACGGAGCGATCACGCGCAGCTTGGGATTCAGCGCCATCGCGGTCAGCTCGAAGCGGACCTGATCGTTCCCCTTGCCGGTGCAGCCGTGTGCGATCGCGTCCGCGCCTTCAGCTTCCGCGATCTCCACGAGGTGCTTGGCGATCAGCGGGCGGGCGAACGACGTGCCGAGCAGGTACACGCGCTCGTAGACGGCCCCGGCCTGCAGCGTGGGAAACACGAAATCGCGCAGGAATTCTTCGCGCAGGTCGCGGATGTACAGCTTGCTTGCGCCGGTCTTGATCGCCTTCTCTTCCAGACCGTCCAGTTCGTCTTCCTGGCCGAGGTCGGCGGTAAAGCAAATTACTTCGCAGTTATAGGTGTTTCGCAGCCAGGTAACGATGACTGAGGTATCCAGGCCGCCACTATAGGCCAGGACAACTTTTTTAACGGGGCCTTGCTCCATCGCGTTCAGTCCTTCCTCAACTTCCGGTGTTGATACAACCAAGGGGCAAGCCGCCCCAGCATAACGTAAGAGATGGTTAAAAGTGGATGATAACGCCAACGTGGGGCCGCCTCTTTGGTGGATTTCGCCAAAAGATCGGCACTGAACCGGACGTTAGCTGCTAGCTTACGCGCCGCACGGGGCGTTGTCAACCGTCGAGCCTTCACCGACAATCAAGCGTAGGGATTGCACGGTAAACTGGAGCGTATTGGATGGCGGCAGACTCTATCGAGCACATGGATCATTCGCGCAGCAAGCAGAGTTACAACCGGTTCACCAAACTCGCGCCGCACGGCGCATTGGTCGCGCTGGCGGCCCTCATCGTGCTGAGCGCGGTCCTGGTCATGGGCTTGCACGCGGCAGACGCGGCCCAGGGCGGCCCGACTCCAACGCCTGCCGCGACGACCACGCCAGAAGATGACGGACCGCTCACCCAGGCCGATCTGGTGTGGTTCACGGGTAATGTGGCGCGCCCGAATGGGATGGTGTGGCTGGACGACCTGATCTATGTGATCTGCGAGGGCGACAAGACGATCTACAAACTGTACGGGACGTCCGGGGCAACCGACACGTACATCTACGGCATACTGGACGCGCATACGCTCTACGCGGAGGAAGATGGCGACGGCAACGTGCTGCTCTGGGTTCCGGATTACCGGGCAGGGAAGCTGCTGCTCATTACCGTGGGCGGCGTGGAAACCGTGGCGTCAGCGCTGGCGGGGCCGTGGGGGATCGTGCCGCTCGGATCAACTAACTTCCTTATATCGGATCATCTGGCCGGGACGGTAGAGTTCATCTCGCGGACGGGGGAGCGCCAGACGTTCGTGGAAGGGTTGGCGCGGCCAACGGGTCTGGAGTATGACGGCAGCCTGCTGTACGTCGCCAATTCCGGTGCATCCGAGCGGGCGATTGAATGGTACGAGCTTGTCGCGACTCGCGGCGACGAGCCGCATGTCGGGGACGTCCTGGTACGTGGGCTGGAGGATGTGATGGCGCTGCGGATCGGGCCGGACGACAAGCTGTACTTCGCGTACGATGAGGAGGGGCTGGGCGTCATTGGGCGGGTGGACCCGGCGGTCTGCCGGGAGAATGACGGCTGCGGGCCGGACGAGATCGAGCGCGTGGTGATGACCGACATGGACGCGCCGCTGGCCGGATTGACCTTTGCGCCCGACGGACGGCTGTTCTTCCACGAGCGGTACGGCGAGCGATTGTACTGGGCGCAGGCGATCGAAGAATGAGCGATGCGCACGGCGTCGGGGCGGACTACTCAGACCGTGAATTGAGCTATAACCGCTTCATGGAACCCGCGCTGCGCGACGCCCTCACTGTGCTGG is a window encoding:
- the leuB gene encoding 3-isopropylmalate dehydrogenase; this encodes MQAKIVTLPGDGIGPEVVAEALRVLNRVAERYGHNFTFDEQMMGGCAIDAVGNPLPDDTLAAAEQADAVLLGAVGGPKWSDPTAPVRPEQGLLKLRKHFDLFANLRPVKVYPELAQHAPLRPDLLEGVDILFVRELTSGAYFGERHEQGDGSNAWDTMFYTVDEVDRVARVAFEAARKRSGRLASIDKANVLASMRLWRRTVNDVARDYPDVQVEHVLVDACAMYLMRNPAQFDVLLAENMFGDILSDEASVLAGSLGMLPSASLGSGTFGVYEPIHGSAPDIAGKGIANPIATIMSAAMLLRYSLNLEAEANAVEAAVEAAIASGARTADIVEKGGSPVSTSAFTDLVLDGLK
- a CDS encoding RNA polymerase sigma factor — protein: MEADLIRRAAQGDAEAFEALVRQHEQIVFRLAYLIVGDADDAQDIAQEAFIRAYHALPRFDVERPLRPWLLQITRNLARNRRRALGRYAAALTRAFRAAPQTTHSAEAEHAQRGEVQALWDAIRTLDARDQEIIYLRYMLELPVAETADILNVEPGTVKSRLSRALTRLRGVVEADFPLLAEGRRP
- a CDS encoding argininosuccinate synthase, translated to MEQGPVKKVVLAYSGGLDTSVIVTWLRNTYNCEVICFTADLGQEDELDGLEEKAIKTGASKLYIRDLREEFLRDFVFPTLQAGAVYERVYLLGTSFARPLIAKHLVEIAEAEGADAIAHGCTGKGNDQVRFELTAMALNPKLRVIAPWREWDIRSREDAIAYAQEFNIPITSTLKSIYSRDRNIFHISHEGGPLEDPWNEPPEDMYQLSNSPQSAPDETEEITLSFEKGIPVALNGEALDPVTLFDRLNALGSKHGIGRVDMVENRLVGMKSHGVYETPGGTIVRAAHQALESLCLDKAVMHYKDFVAVKYAELVYNGQWYTRLREALDAFVQETQQTVTGDVRLKLYKGNLILAGRRSPYSLYREDYASFGHMDIYNQTDAEGFIHMLGLPMKVDALLSIDGTGKSRYRQPDYTRFKRD
- the argH gene encoding argininosuccinate lyase, translated to MTLWGGAFSQPTDDAVRRLNDSLRFDWRLYDVDISGSIAWAHALAGAGVITEDEYAALADGLERVRAEFAGGTFEAASGDEDIHTAVERRLGALVGDVAGKLHTGRSRNDQVATDVLLWLIRAQKDVRAAILPLATALRGQAQRGRDAVMPGYTHFQPAQPITAAHWWLSHFWPLTRDIERLAEQADRWRDKCPLGSGALAGTPYAINRQRLAERLGFRRATANSLDGVADRDHVAEFLFALTLLGVHLSRLAEDLIVYANPALGFVRLDERYSTGSSLMPQKRNPDPLELARGKAGRAIGNLTGFLATLKGLPTAYNKDLQEDKEPLFDAYDTIMALLPPLVGLIETIRINPDRMEAALDESMLATDLADYLVERGVPFRQAHVMAGRVVRAAEERGVPLSGVPLDALREISEHFTEDVSAVFDFRAAAARRKAPGGTGDYDGQMRRAEAWLATQKA